The following DNA comes from Moritella sp. 24.
GAGTTTAGCTTAAGCCGTGAAGACTACTTCAATATTTACAAAATCAGTATTGAACATGCGTTCGCATCTGATGCTGTAAAACAACATTTATCGACGTTTACGGAATAGATTATTTCAATGCGATGAAGTCATAATTCAGTTATGAGTAAGGCGGGTATCAAACCCGCCTTTTTAATACCTACTATTCATTCGTTCATACTTAACATTCAATAACATGCCCAGCATCCAGTGCAGCATTCAACAGATACTGCCCAATAAACAGATCTTGAACCGCAATGCCCGAGCTATCAAAAATAGTAATATCCGCGTTATTTCTACGTCCTTTCATACGCCCAGACAATACCTCGCCAATCATAGTTAACTTACCTGTAATAGTTAACTTGCCTGTAATAGCGTCTTTATTCGCATGTTGAAACTCACCAATGACAACTGACTGTGTTGAAAAATCACAATATAAATCAGCATGTTCAAACAAGGCAGGGGGTAATTCTTGCTTACCCTTGGTATCAACTCCCATTGCCGAAATATGTGTGCCCGCTTGCACCCATTCAGCAGAAAACAGTGCTTCACGTGCAGTCGTCGCTGTAATAATAATATCCGCAGCACGACAGGCTTCTTCAGCTCTAGAGACTTTAGCATCGATGCCGACACCCGCTAGTTTCTCAACCATAGCCTGTGCTTTATCATT
Coding sequences within:
- a CDS encoding ornithine cyclodeaminase family protein; the encoded protein is MKYISEALSSQLISHELAFNAVSAAFIAASEQAKLFPVVIAEGHTENSIFSLKSANTAELVGWKAGSYWPGNTAKNIPCHASTIFLLDQETGRLDAVIEGSTVNAYRTAAADAVAVSVLAREDASCLAIFGTGHQAFYECVSVCRVRDIRSVLVVGRNNDKAQAMVEKLAGVGIDAKVSRAEEACRAADIIITATTAREALFSAEWVQAGTHISAMGVDTKGKQELPPALFEHADLYCDFSTQSVVIGEFQHANKDAITGKLTITGKLTMIGEVLSGRMKGRRNNADITIFDSSGIAVQDLFIGQYLLNAALDAGHVIEC